In Cyclobacteriaceae bacterium, the DNA window TTACCCATCAAGTCCAGAACATCATTCTTCGTTCCGGAAAACGGTTCAATATTTCCATTCTCTTTCAGAATAAAATAGTGGTTGACGAGCACCAGCCTGGAGCTTGAACCGTAAGAATAGAAAGTATTGGGGTAATTGCGATACTCAATGGATTCACGACTTAGCAGTGTAAGCTTCCCTTCAGACAGCAGTTCAAAAAAGACGGGAGCTTTATATCCACCACTCGCAGCGAACGGAAGACTGTAAAATTGACGGTAAGCCTTGATGGTCTTATCGAAGATCTCAAAAAAAACAACCTTGCGGGCTGTCATTGATTCAAGCTTGTTATTGACATCCAATTGAATCAGATCTTTTTCAAGATCATACTTCACATTGCCTTTCAACGTATCTCCGTCTTCCAGCACCAGCTTTCCTTCATGCCAAAGGTCGGATGGGAATTTTTGCGCATTAATAATATGCGTCTGAATAAGTATAAAAAATATAACAACGATAAATCTCATAGATGTTTTAAAATCGTATGACCCAGTTTGTCACGTTTGGTTTTCAGATAACGTTCGTTGTGCCGGTTCGGTATTGTTTCAATAGGAACATTTTCCACGATCTCAAGGCCATAGCCTGTAAGACCTACTCTCTTCTTTGGATTGTTGGTGATCAGCTTAAGCTTGGTAATACCCAGATCATGTAATATCTGTGCTCCGATACCATAATCTCTGTTATCCATATCGAATCCCAGCTGAAGATTTGCCTCCACGGTATCCAGTCCTTCTTCCTGAAGCTTGTATGCTTTCAGTTTATTCAGCAGACCAATGCCTCGTCCTTCCTGCTTCATATAAAGAACAACACCCCTGCCTTCGTTCTCTACCATTTTCATTGCCACATGAAGCTGCGTTCCGCAATCACAACGGCATGAACCGAAAATATCTCCTGTCACACAGGAAGAATGAACTCTCACAAGGACAGCTTCATCCTTCTTCCACTCCCCTTTGATAAGAGCGAGGTGCAGTTCACCACTATCGATCTGTTCATAAGCCGCAAGCTTAAAGTCACCGAACTCTGTCGGCATTGCTACATCCACGCGTCTGCGAACCTGGCATTCGGTTTTCATCCTGTATGCTATCAGGTCCTTGATCGATACGAGCTTCAGGTCAAATTTATCAGCCACCTTTCTCAGGTCAGGCAATCGTGCCATCGTGCCGTCTTCATTCATGATCTCCACCAGAACCCCTGCAGGACTGAATCCGGCAAGTCTTGCAAAGTCAATAGCTGCTTCTGTATGACCTGCTCTTCTGAGAACGCCTTCTTTTCTTGCCTTTAGCGGGAAGATATGTCCTGGCTTTCCAAGCTCTTCAGGTTTTGTTTCAGGATTGGCCAGTGCACGAATCGTTTGATAGCGATCATGAGCAGAAATGCCCGTAGTACAACCATGACCAATCAAATCGACGGAAACGGTAAACGGAGTTTCAAAGATGGCGGTGTTCTTTCCCACCATGAGATCAAGACCAAGCTGCTCACAGCGGTCTTCCACTAACGGAACACAGATAAGTCCTCTGCCTTCGCGTGCCATAAAGTTCACGATATCTGCAGTGATGGCTTCTGCCGCACAGACAAAATCACCTTCATTTTCACGGTCTTCATCATCCACCACAATGATCATCTTACCATTTTTGATGGCTTCAATCCCCTCTTCTATTCGGTCAAGCTTTATTTCTTTGCTCATTTCAGTCAAGTCCCCGTATTACTAACAAAAATATACTTCAGTATGTTCCTATTTAGACACTACAATTGTCAATCGCGATGCCAGTTCGCGTTCGGCGTTTTTAAGTTCCTGTTGCTGCCCCATGGTTTCTTCCAGAAGAGAATCATTTCCGGAAGCCTCTGCCTCACGGATTTTCAGGAGATTGTCACTGATCATTTTCTGAATGATCCTGAATTTATAGAACAGAACATTGTTTGTTACAGCATGAGAAAGATTCTCTGTCTCTTCAGGAACATAAATATTCTTCTTCTTCCAGTGCGGGCTTATGTGATATTTTGAAGTCATGAGGCCGGCTACAGCATTTTTTACCTCAGGGCTTCCATTCAAAATCAACTCATCACTGCTGGGAATTCCACCTTCGCGAATAACTTCATGAATATGATTATAGATATCACGGAATACATCACTGGAGAATTCTACATCGTCCAGTTCGTGAATCATAAAGTCCACCACCTTCTCATCGTCAAAGGCATTGTCCATGTAGTTCAGCATTAGCCTGATGGCTTCACGCTCAGGATAGAACAACACATCTTTTGCATCCGGAGAGACTGTAGTTGCATCGGCGATATGCTCAATGATCTCGGCAGGATTAAAGGGATTTCTTGATGGTTGTGATCCGTCTTTTTCCCTTTTCTTTCTCTCTTCAATGAGAAGCTTGTTAAGCTCTGTGAGCAGAACTGATTCTCCGATCTTTAACTGATGGCTTGTCTCCTGCAGATAAACAGATCTTTTGATGGGATCCGGGATCAATGCAATGCTTCCAACTATCTCTTTGATTGACTCTGCTTTCCGGATGGGATCATTGCCAGCCTCTGCAGCAAAAAGTCCGGACTTGAATGAAATGAAATCCTGGGATTTCTGTGCGAGGTATTTCTGGAATTCTGAAGTTCCTACTTTCTTTGAATAGCTATCAGGATCGTCGTTGTCTGGTAATAGAACCACACGCACGTTCAATCCACCTTTGAGGATAAGATCAATGCCTCGAAGCGCTGCTTTGATACCTGCTGCGTCACCATCAAACAAGACCGTAACATTCTCAGTGAATCGTTTGATCAGCTTGATCTGCTCTTCCGTAAGAGCGGTACCGGAAGATGCTACCACGTTCTCCACATCCGATTGATGCATTGAGAGAACATCTGTATATCCTTCTACAAGGAAGCAATTATCCTTTTGACGAATCGCATTCTTCGCCTGGTACAAACCATAGAGCACATTGCTCTTATGATAGATTTCCGTCTCAGGCGAGTTGATGTACTTGGGCTGGTTCTTGTCTTTCCCCAGCATCCGGGCACCAAACGCAATTACCTTTCCGGATAAATTATGAACCGGAAAGATTACCCTTCCGCGGAAGCGATCATAGGTACGACCCTCTTCATTCTTTACGATAAGGCCTGTCTTCTCCAGCAGGTCTTTGTTATAATTCTTCTTAATGGCTTCATCGCTGAGATTATTCCATCCCTCCAGTGCATAGCCAAGTTCAAACTTCTGAATCGAGCGATCGTTGAATCCGCGTTCACGGAAATAACTCAACCCGATTGCTTTGCCTTCTTCAGATTCAAATAAATTCTGGTGATAGTAGTCTTTTGCAAAGTTCATGAGGATGTAAAGTCCTTCACGTTCACTTTGCTGCTCACGCAGCTCATCGGAGACAACAGTCTCCTGTATCTCAACACCATATTTCTTTCCAAGGAAACGAATGGCTTCGAGGTAGCTCATGCCTTCATGCTCCATCACAAAAGTGATCGCATCTCCCCCTTTGCCGCTGCTGAAATCTTTGAAAATTCCCTTGGCGGGAACCACGAAAAACGAAGGAGTCTTTTCATTGCTGAAAGGGCTCATCGCCTTGTAATTCACGCCTGATCGCTTCAGGGAAATAAAGTCGCTGATCACGTCGACAATGTCAACGCGGCTCTTCACTTCATCTATGGTCTCCCTGCTGATCAATGATTTGAGGATTTCGTGGATTTAAATGGCAAATTTTAAACTATTGGGGTCCAAAGATAGTTATTCGGTGGGTGCCTACTATTCCCTAAATTCGCATTTTTAAAATTAACAGCGCTTGACAAAAGAAGATATAATTAAGGCCTTATCTACTGTAAATGACCCTGATCTGAAACAGGACCTGGTGACCTTAAACATGATCCGTGATGTGGAGGTAGGCGCTGATCGCGTGAGCTTTACAGTTGTTTTAACTACTCCGGCCTGCCCATTGAAAGAAGTGATCCGCCGGGATTGCGAACAGGCAGTCAGAAAAGTGGTCGGAAAGGATATGCCTGTTGATATCAGAATGACCTCTTCTGTTACCACCATGAGAGACAATACTCCCATCCTCCCGGGTGTTAAAAATATTATTGCCATTGCTTCCGGAAAAGGTGGCGTTGGAAAGTCTACCGTTACCAGCAACCTCGCCGTCGCATTGGCTATGTCCGGAGCAAAAGTTGGCCTCATTGATGCCGACATTTCAGGACCTTCGGTACCCGTGATGTTCAACTGTGAAAGGGATCAGCCGGAAGTGAAGGTTGTCAACGGAAAAAACTACATCCTGCCTCTTGAGCAATATGGAGTGAAGCTGATTTCCATCGGATTTCTTGCTCCACCAGATAGTGCTGTGGTCTGGAGAGGTCCTATGGCAAGCTCAGCACTCAAACAATTTATAACGGATACCATCTGGGGCGATCTGGATTATCTCTTCATTGATCTTCCTCCCGGCACCAGCGATATACATCTTACATTGGTTCAAACCGTGCCTGTCACGGGAGCTGTTATCGTAACGACGCCTCAGAAAGTTGCCCTGGCAGATGCCACCAAAGGACTTAATATGTTCCGTCAGCCTGCCATCAATGTTCCTATTCTCGGGATCGTTGAAAACATGGCATATTTTACTCCCGAAGAGCTGCCGGAGAATAAGTACTATATATTTGGTAAGGACGGCGGCAAGAACTTATCTGAGAAATTCGGGGTTCCATTGATCGGCCAGATACCGTTGGTTCAAAGTATCCGCGAAAGCGGCGACAGTGGACTTCCGGCAGTCATGAAAGAGGGTCCGACGGCAGATGCTTTCATTGAACTTGCTGAAACCCTGGCGCGTCAAATTGCCATTAGAAATGCTAACTTTGCAAATACCAAAAAAGTTGAGATCACTGTATGACAACCGCTACCCAGTTGAATTCTGAAGACCTCGCACAGCGAATTGAATCTTCCCTTGATAGCATCAGGCCCTACCTCGAAGCAGATGGTGGCAATGTCAGGATATTAGAGATCACAAAAGACAACGTTGTGCGACTAGAATTTATGGGTAATTGCAGCAACTGCGCCATGTCAACTATGACTTTCAAAGCAGGCGTAGAAGAAGCTATTCGCAAATCCGTTCCTGAAATCCGGTCTATTGAGGTGGTCAATTTGACCTCACTTTAATCCCCTGTGGGTTACCGGTCTACTTTCATGTGGAATTAATCATAAATTCCTGCATTTACCGTTAATGGTGCATTAACCACAAGCCTGGATTTACGCTTAGCCTGATGAACCGCATTCACGCTCTATTATTTTTCGCAAGCGTCTTCCTGCAGCTTTTAAAATCCGATTTTGCTGTTGGACAGGAACGATGCGGCACCGTTGCGTATGAAGCGATGATGAATTCGGCCGTCAAGCTGAAAAAGGAACAACAGTTTGAGCAATGGATGCTCAATAAGATAAATGAAAATAAGATGAGAGTCTTCCAGACACTGGGAACTCAATCAGTCTCTTATAAAATTCCCGTCGTCGTTCATGTTATTCACAACGGAGAAACGGTTGGAGCCGGCACAAACATTTCCGAAGCGCAGATCCTTTCTCAGATTCAGGTGATGAATGACGACTTCAAAAGATTAAATGCTGATGCCGTCAACACGCCTTCTGAATTCCTCCCGTTTGCCGGAAGCATTGACATTGAATTTGTCATGGCGAAGCAGGATCCTAACGGCTTTGCTTCCAATGGCATCACCCGCACAAAAGGAAACAAGACTTCATACAATCTTTCTGACAATGCAACATACAAAGCACTTAACTACTGGCCTGCTGAAGATTACTTTAATATCTGGGTAGTAAATTTCTCCGGAGGACTTCTTGGCTACGCTCAACTGCCAACGATCAATCCTGCTCTTCTGGGTGGACTGGAAGATTCTTCAACTGAACGACTTACCGATGGAATAACAATACACTATAGGGTTTTTGGTTCCGGATCAGAATTCGATCTGATAGCGCAATTCAATAAAGGACGCACTGCTACTCATGAAGCAGGGCACTTCTTCGGACTAAGACATATCTGGGGCGATGATAATTGTGCTACTGACTATGTTAATGACACTCCCAAACAGACTACAAACTCTGCAGGATGTCCTGACAATCCTCAAGCTTCCTGCGACATTCCAGCCAAGCCGCATAAGATGTTTCAGAACTTTATGGACTACACGAATGATATGTGTATGAACATCTTCACCCAGAACCAGGCCGACCGGATGGACATCGTGATGCAGAACAGCGTGAGACGATCAACCCTTCCCACCTCTCATGGCCTGAATTTTCCTCCTGGCTTTTCAAATGATCTTGGGATCAGTGAAGTTCTCAGTCCCGGGTTGGTGATGTGTGAATCCACACCTGCTATTAAACTGCTCATTAAGAATTTCAGCACCACTCCCATTACAAGTTTCTCAATAAGAAGAGTATTAAACGGAAGCACCCCCGTCATTCAGGAGTTTAGCAATGTGTCTATTGGTATCGGCGACGAGCAACTGTTTCAATTGAATCCTGTTACAGTAGTAACGGGAAAAAATGATATCTCCCTTACCATTCTTAGTCCTAACGGATTACCCGATTCAGGGCCAGCCAATAACAGTAAAACATTCAGGACTTATCTTGATCAATCAACAGACACTGCTCCACTACGGATAAACTTTGATCAGGAAGGAGAAAAATCCTGGTTCATTGCTCCGCCTATTGGCGCACAACCCTGGAAGAGCGTCATCACCAATAAAAGCAATTCACTTGTATATGAGGGTTACAACAACTCTACCCTTGGAGAAGAGTCGTGGTTTGTTAGTCCTGTGTTGGATTTTTCGAACAACACCAATAATAGTTTATTCTTTGACCTGAGCTATGGCCAGCGATTGCCGGCAGAAGACCGGTTGAAAGTTCTTGTGTCGTATGACTGTGGATTAACTTATTCAGAAACAATCTTTGATCAGGGAGGAAACGACTTCAGATCGGCCGTTACTTCTTCACCATGGGTGCCCACTGTGAATGCAGACTGGAAGCAGCAATATCTTATCATCAATCAGCTATCAGGGAAAAAGAACATTCGCCTTGCTATCGTCGCAGCCAATCAGCATGGCAACAATTTATATATTGACAACCTGGAGATCTTTGCAGACAGCAGTCCTACTCCACCGATTCCGACTGATCAGTTCAGATTATATTATACCAACCGGAGCAGTCTGACAGACATAGCTCTTTCATTCAATTTGCCTGTCAAAAAAGATGTAAGGCTTCAGATCTTCTCACTGATGGGACAGATCGTGGCAGATAACATGCTGCCGGAGACAATCAATCAGACCTACTACTTTGACCTTGGCGTTCAGGCAAGGGGCATATATCTTTTCCGACTTCAGATCGACCAGCAGGTCACCACAACGAAAGTATTCATCGGGCATTAACAGGATTTTCTATCTTTGGATTGATTTTATAATCCATGGGCAAAATCAACGTAGCAATTCTTTATGGCGGACGTTCTGTAGAACACGCTGTGTCAGTCAATTCAGCCAAAAACATCTTCGAATTCATAGATCGCAAGAAATTCAATCCGATCCCGATTGGCATTACACAAAAAGGGAAATGGCATCTTACGAAGGATGTTAATAAGAATATTCAGAAAGGAAAGCCTTTATCCATTCAGCTGGATCCCAAGAATCCAGTCCTGAAAGACGGTTCAAAAAAGATCTCCGCAGATGTTGTTTTCACGCTCCTGCATGGCACCGACGGCGAAGATGGAAGCATACAGGGATTATTAAAATCTCTTGATCTGCCGGTTGTCGGAACAGGAGTATTGGGTTCATCTCTTTCGATGAACAAGATCGTTGCCAAAAGACTTTTGCGTGAAGCAGGCATTCCGGTAACGGAGTTTATTGCGGTCAATTTCTATGACGCAGTCAAACCATCCTTTGAAGATATCAAAGCAAAGCTGGGCTTACCGTTTATGGTAAAGTCTGCAAGCCTTGGTTCATCAGTAGGTGTTACAAAAGTTAACACCAAAGCGGACTTCGCTCCTGCCGTTGAGGAGTCTTTCCGGTATGATCATGAATTGCTTTTCGAGAAATATGTAAAGGGAAGAGAGATTGAGTGCGCCGTGCTGGGCAATGGAAAACCGGAAGCCTCCTTGCCGGGAGAAATCATCATCAGCAAAGAATATGAATTCTATACGTTTGATGCCAAGTATGTCGATGGCAAAGCGGTAACGATTGATGTTCCTGCAAAACTTCCAAAGGCTGCTTCTGAAAAGATCCGCATTCTTTCTGTAAAAGCGTTTCAGGCATTGAAATGTGAGGACTACGCAAGAGTAGATCTCTTCTTTGCTGAAAATACCGGTGAAGTGTATGTCAATGAGATCAACACCATTCCCGGATTCACAAACTCAAGCATGTTTCCAATGATGTGGAAGGAACGTGGAATATCATTTACAGACCTTATTACGAAATTGATTCACCTTTCCCTGGAAAGAAATAAATTGAATGAAAGGATCCAACATAACTTTGCATCGTCTTTAAAATTCTAATGATCAATGAAATTTAAGTTTCCATTTCAGGGAAAGACAACACTTGGCTCCGTGATTGCTTCATTCGGACTTGCGATAGGAATTATCCTTTTGCTGGGTGTCGCTTACTTCTATGTGTATCTGCCGAATTCCACGAATCATGGTGAAGAGATTCCGATTCCTGATCTTACCGGAAAGAGTATTGCTGAAATAGAAACTATCCTGACTCCCTTCAACCTTCGCTATGAGATTGGAGACTCAGCATACTCTGCAAGCTATCCTCCTCTCACGGTTCTTCAGCAGTTTCCAAAAGCAGGTCACTTCGTTAAGGAGAACAGAAAAATATATATATCCATTAATAGAAAATCGCCACCCACCTTACCTCTTCCGAATCTTTTTGGCGAAGGTAATTCTGGCTCATTGCTGAATGCTGAAGCTGTATTGAAGAGTAATGAATTGAAACGTGGAAGGATCATTTACCAGCGGCATCCGAATCGCGATCTGTTGATTGAGATCCGCATGAATGGACAGGTTATATTGCCGGGAATTCGAATTCCGAAGGGATCTGTCATTGATCTCGTCGTTGGAGACGGTGCTGGCGCCAGCGATTTTGTGATGGGTAATTTTGTGGGCATGACGTATGAGAATGCCCTGCTAAGGCTTGATAACCTGAGTTTGCACCTCGGCTCTGTTCTAATTCCGGAGGGCGCAGATACTACAGACATCATTTCCTACGTTTTAAAACAATCTCCGGCGGTGGGTGATTCCGTCAGTGTTGGAGATCCTGTAAGTCTCTGGATCGGTCCAAAGGGTTACAAAATCGAAGAGGAAGAGAATCAATAAGAAACTACCCGTGTGAAAGTTACAGGTCTTCTGCTTTTAACAATCCTTTCTTTATCCTCCG includes these proteins:
- a CDS encoding D-alanine--D-alanine ligase encodes the protein MGKINVAILYGGRSVEHAVSVNSAKNIFEFIDRKKFNPIPIGITQKGKWHLTKDVNKNIQKGKPLSIQLDPKNPVLKDGSKKISADVVFTLLHGTDGEDGSIQGLLKSLDLPVVGTGVLGSSLSMNKIVAKRLLREAGIPVTEFIAVNFYDAVKPSFEDIKAKLGLPFMVKSASLGSSVGVTKVNTKADFAPAVEESFRYDHELLFEKYVKGREIECAVLGNGKPEASLPGEIIISKEYEFYTFDAKYVDGKAVTIDVPAKLPKAASEKIRILSVKAFQALKCEDYARVDLFFAENTGEVYVNEINTIPGFTNSSMFPMMWKERGISFTDLITKLIHLSLERNKLNERIQHNFASSLKF
- a CDS encoding NifU family protein; translated protein: MTTATQLNSEDLAQRIESSLDSIRPYLEADGGNVRILEITKDNVVRLEFMGNCSNCAMSTMTFKAGVEEAIRKSVPEIRSIEVVNLTSL
- a CDS encoding T9SS type A sorting domain-containing protein; protein product: MNRIHALLFFASVFLQLLKSDFAVGQERCGTVAYEAMMNSAVKLKKEQQFEQWMLNKINENKMRVFQTLGTQSVSYKIPVVVHVIHNGETVGAGTNISEAQILSQIQVMNDDFKRLNADAVNTPSEFLPFAGSIDIEFVMAKQDPNGFASNGITRTKGNKTSYNLSDNATYKALNYWPAEDYFNIWVVNFSGGLLGYAQLPTINPALLGGLEDSSTERLTDGITIHYRVFGSGSEFDLIAQFNKGRTATHEAGHFFGLRHIWGDDNCATDYVNDTPKQTTNSAGCPDNPQASCDIPAKPHKMFQNFMDYTNDMCMNIFTQNQADRMDIVMQNSVRRSTLPTSHGLNFPPGFSNDLGISEVLSPGLVMCESTPAIKLLIKNFSTTPITSFSIRRVLNGSTPVIQEFSNVSIGIGDEQLFQLNPVTVVTGKNDISLTILSPNGLPDSGPANNSKTFRTYLDQSTDTAPLRINFDQEGEKSWFIAPPIGAQPWKSVITNKSNSLVYEGYNNSTLGEESWFVSPVLDFSNNTNNSLFFDLSYGQRLPAEDRLKVLVSYDCGLTYSETIFDQGGNDFRSAVTSSPWVPTVNADWKQQYLIINQLSGKKNIRLAIVAANQHGNNLYIDNLEIFADSSPTPPIPTDQFRLYYTNRSSLTDIALSFNLPVKKDVRLQIFSLMGQIVADNMLPETINQTYYFDLGVQARGIYLFRLQIDQQVTTTKVFIGH
- a CDS encoding PASTA domain-containing protein; the protein is MKFKFPFQGKTTLGSVIASFGLAIGIILLLGVAYFYVYLPNSTNHGEEIPIPDLTGKSIAEIETILTPFNLRYEIGDSAYSASYPPLTVLQQFPKAGHFVKENRKIYISINRKSPPTLPLPNLFGEGNSGSLLNAEAVLKSNELKRGRIIYQRHPNRDLLIEIRMNGQVILPGIRIPKGSVIDLVVGDGAGASDFVMGNFVGMTYENALLRLDNLSLHLGSVLIPEGADTTDIISYVLKQSPAVGDSVSVGDPVSLWIGPKGYKIEEEENQ
- the dnaG gene encoding DNA primase, with amino-acid sequence MISRETIDEVKSRVDIVDVISDFISLKRSGVNYKAMSPFSNEKTPSFFVVPAKGIFKDFSSGKGGDAITFVMEHEGMSYLEAIRFLGKKYGVEIQETVVSDELREQQSEREGLYILMNFAKDYYHQNLFESEEGKAIGLSYFRERGFNDRSIQKFELGYALEGWNNLSDEAIKKNYNKDLLEKTGLIVKNEEGRTYDRFRGRVIFPVHNLSGKVIAFGARMLGKDKNQPKYINSPETEIYHKSNVLYGLYQAKNAIRQKDNCFLVEGYTDVLSMHQSDVENVVASSGTALTEEQIKLIKRFTENVTVLFDGDAAGIKAALRGIDLILKGGLNVRVVLLPDNDDPDSYSKKVGTSEFQKYLAQKSQDFISFKSGLFAAEAGNDPIRKAESIKEIVGSIALIPDPIKRSVYLQETSHQLKIGESVLLTELNKLLIEERKKREKDGSQPSRNPFNPAEIIEHIADATTVSPDAKDVLFYPEREAIRLMLNYMDNAFDDEKVVDFMIHELDDVEFSSDVFRDIYNHIHEVIREGGIPSSDELILNGSPEVKNAVAGLMTSKYHISPHWKKKNIYVPEETENLSHAVTNNVLFYKFRIIQKMISDNLLKIREAEASGNDSLLEETMGQQQELKNAERELASRLTIVVSK
- a CDS encoding bifunctional 3,4-dihydroxy-2-butanone-4-phosphate synthase/GTP cyclohydrolase II → MSKEIKLDRIEEGIEAIKNGKMIIVVDDEDRENEGDFVCAAEAITADIVNFMAREGRGLICVPLVEDRCEQLGLDLMVGKNTAIFETPFTVSVDLIGHGCTTGISAHDRYQTIRALANPETKPEELGKPGHIFPLKARKEGVLRRAGHTEAAIDFARLAGFSPAGVLVEIMNEDGTMARLPDLRKVADKFDLKLVSIKDLIAYRMKTECQVRRRVDVAMPTEFGDFKLAAYEQIDSGELHLALIKGEWKKDEAVLVRVHSSCVTGDIFGSCRCDCGTQLHVAMKMVENEGRGVVLYMKQEGRGIGLLNKLKAYKLQEEGLDTVEANLQLGFDMDNRDYGIGAQILHDLGITKLKLITNNPKKRVGLTGYGLEIVENVPIETIPNRHNERYLKTKRDKLGHTILKHL
- a CDS encoding Mrp/NBP35 family ATP-binding protein, translated to MTKEDIIKALSTVNDPDLKQDLVTLNMIRDVEVGADRVSFTVVLTTPACPLKEVIRRDCEQAVRKVVGKDMPVDIRMTSSVTTMRDNTPILPGVKNIIAIASGKGGVGKSTVTSNLAVALAMSGAKVGLIDADISGPSVPVMFNCERDQPEVKVVNGKNYILPLEQYGVKLISIGFLAPPDSAVVWRGPMASSALKQFITDTIWGDLDYLFIDLPPGTSDIHLTLVQTVPVTGAVIVTTPQKVALADATKGLNMFRQPAINVPILGIVENMAYFTPEELPENKYYIFGKDGGKNLSEKFGVPLIGQIPLVQSIRESGDSGLPAVMKEGPTADAFIELAETLARQIAIRNANFANTKKVEITV